The following proteins come from a genomic window of Vallitaleaceae bacterium 9-2:
- a CDS encoding glycoside hydrolase family 130 protein — protein MKMAKIIGNNLPEIPWQEKPEGYDMPVWRFSMNPVIKRNHTKNSNSIFNSAVVAFEDGYAGIFRCDSKSISMDIFVGFSQDGIEWDIQDEPLSFEGEDKEILKREYRYDPRVCYIEDRYYITWCNGYHGPTIGVAYTFDFKTFYQLENAFLPFNRNGVLFPRKIGDYYAMLSRPSDNGHTPFGDIFYSQSKDMEYWGHHRHVMGTIKGDTSAWQTTKIGPGPIPIETDQGWLMIYHGVLNTCNGFVYRMGCALLDLDEPWKVIMRSKNYILAPYEAYECVGDVPNVVFPCAALSDAASGRIAIYYGCADTVTSIAFTTVDELMDYMKNNPLEI, from the coding sequence ATAAAAATGGCGAAAATAATAGGAAATAATTTACCTGAAATACCATGGCAGGAAAAACCGGAAGGATATGACATGCCCGTATGGCGATTTTCCATGAATCCTGTAATCAAGAGAAACCATACAAAAAACAGCAATAGTATTTTTAATAGCGCTGTAGTTGCCTTTGAAGATGGCTACGCAGGTATCTTTAGATGTGATTCCAAGTCAATTAGCATGGATATTTTTGTAGGGTTTAGCCAAGATGGTATTGAATGGGATATACAAGATGAACCGCTATCATTTGAAGGCGAAGACAAGGAAATTCTAAAAAGGGAATACCGTTATGACCCGCGTGTGTGTTACATTGAAGACCGTTATTATATTACGTGGTGTAATGGCTATCATGGACCGACTATAGGAGTGGCGTACACATTTGATTTTAAGACATTCTACCAATTAGAAAATGCGTTTTTACCGTTTAATCGTAACGGTGTTCTTTTTCCTAGAAAAATAGGGGATTACTATGCAATGTTAAGCCGTCCAAGTGATAATGGACATACGCCGTTTGGAGATATTTTTTATAGTCAAAGCAAAGATATGGAATATTGGGGACATCATCGTCATGTGATGGGAACGATAAAAGGAGACACTTCAGCATGGCAGACAACTAAAATTGGTCCGGGTCCTATTCCAATTGAGACCGATCAAGGATGGTTGATGATTTATCATGGTGTATTAAATACATGTAATGGTTTTGTATATCGAATGGGGTGTGCGCTTTTGGATTTAGATGAACCGTGGAAAGTTATCATGCGTTCTAAAAACTATATCTTAGCGCCATATGAAGCGTATGAATGTGTTGGTGACGTTCCAAACGTTGTGTTTCCATGTGCCGCGTTATCAGATGCTGCCAGTGGACGCATTGCAATATATTATGGATGTGCTGATACGGTAACCTCCATCGCGTTTACCACTGTAGATGAGCTGATGGATTATATGAAAAACAATCCGTTGGAGATTTAA
- a CDS encoding LacI family DNA-binding transcriptional regulator, whose translation MKKKKKVTMQDIANELGISKVTVSKAFNDKYGVGQELKEDILKKAEEMGYRFRKAVIEEDNKPKHIIIFMAHKYFGEGTKVYFYVNMYQRITKELNEIGYIGTLSTVTPDDRGGNLTSLIESRNIDAIMILGNLEDSFLESVRKLTIPKIYVDCMEVSAISDCVLSENIYSTYELTRHLLDQGHHYIGYVGSVLVTQSIADRFLGYQRALLERKIMVRKDWVLEDRDYHNEEIDFELPKEMPTAFVCNCDETAYRFIKALRNHGIKVPEEISIVSFDNDIYAEICDPKLTTVAVDIDGIAKAAVRKVKRRVERKKSTSRGATMINGKIIYRESVHPNRASNLF comes from the coding sequence ATGAAAAAGAAGAAAAAAGTGACAATGCAAGACATAGCCAATGAGTTAGGAATAAGTAAAGTGACAGTTTCAAAAGCGTTTAATGATAAGTATGGAGTGGGACAAGAGCTAAAAGAAGACATATTAAAAAAAGCTGAAGAGATGGGTTACCGTTTTAGAAAAGCAGTAATCGAGGAAGACAACAAACCCAAACATATTATCATTTTTATGGCGCATAAGTATTTTGGAGAGGGTACAAAAGTATATTTTTATGTAAATATGTATCAACGTATTACAAAAGAACTTAATGAAATAGGATATATTGGCACGTTGTCAACGGTTACACCAGATGACCGTGGAGGAAACTTGACTTCTTTAATTGAAAGCAGAAATATCGATGCAATTATGATACTTGGAAACTTAGAAGATTCTTTCCTAGAAAGTGTTCGTAAGTTAACTATACCCAAGATTTATGTGGATTGTATGGAGGTGTCAGCAATATCAGATTGTGTACTATCAGAAAATATATATAGTACATATGAATTGACAAGACACTTATTAGACCAAGGCCACCATTATATTGGGTATGTTGGTTCTGTGCTTGTGACTCAAAGTATTGCAGATCGCTTTTTAGGCTATCAGCGAGCACTTTTGGAAAGAAAGATTATGGTTCGCAAGGATTGGGTACTTGAGGATAGAGACTACCATAATGAAGAAATAGATTTTGAACTACCTAAAGAAATGCCCACAGCCTTTGTATGCAACTGTGATGAAACAGCATATAGATTTATCAAGGCATTGAGAAATCATGGCATTAAAGTACCAGAAGAGATATCTATTGTCAGCTTTGACAACGATATCTATGCAGAGATATGTGATCCAAAACTTACAACGGTAGCCGTTGACATAGATGGGATTGCAAAAGCCGCAGTACGTAAAGTAAAGCGGCGTGTTGAACGTAAAAAATCAACATCTAGAGGTGCAACGATGATTAATGGAAAGATAATCTATAGAGAATCTGTTCATCCTAACCGAGCAAGTAATCTTTTCTAA
- a CDS encoding transglutaminase domain-containing protein, which produces MDYRIPVPDIEFNPPVYYCKRRTKPFSLDGNIFKEFWDDIPFTNAFVDIEGDKKEPPFYETQAKMQWDEENFYFAAVLHGQEIWANLTERDSVIFYDNDFEIFIDPDSDTHGYFEFEMNALNTVWDLFLNKPYRDRGAEPLNGWDIKGLRSQVAIKGRLNQISEENAYWSVEVVVPFHALIERSQSKRPPVCGEYYRVNFSRVQWHVDTESGAYVKKDHPEENWVWAPTGLINIHYPELWGFVFFVNEDEKYGVPEVEKVKWNLRRCYYAMHKFYDEEGFFTDRLSQLDQGLLGEVIPKIEVTSNSFLLSQISPSSNEKILLYDDGKIESIGFDVYEQKMRTLPMSLIKTMSKSERECMEFLYAYMPLSDIADYSHTFILNFVRHGLKAKRQMPWGDTIKKSDFLNYVLQYRINNEHIEFYSGMFFEELMPIIQGLSMKEAAIAINYWCFEKATYQATNQRTGSPLTTIKNAFGRCGEESTFVVAALRSVAIPARQCYAPRWSHCDDNHAWVEVLTEEGWKYLGACEPEMELNRGWFRLPASKAMLIHNRVLSDVCSGETITRQTPRMTEINVLEHYAKTKSISVKVLDEDSLPVEGAKVRFEVVNYSEFYPITTLETNANGDVEFVTGLGDLMVYAYNGGAVGYKKVDIRKEHTIELTLHPISHDELKVKEWIFVPPKGGVKTEEALSAAQQKEHARRVEIAVKKRRAYEATFYNEKNWKEKLNGFNGNEEEVAHLLMKARGNYKEIECFLREFYFDAPIEQAQELQWKIKMLQALPQKDLSDITTPILREHFVEAYGYKEAFDESIYTRNVLNPRIWIEMITPYRVFIRDFFQEEQKRRFKECPATIKQWIDNHIRKYDDAEYSNLNTSPVGVLTYGGGNAISHKILFVAIARTLGIAAKINQTDGKLCYYHENQWHLLDETHDTKKKAMGTLSLSTDDGQPLKYYHQFTIGKLEEGYYRTLDYEEGIWPQENPEFELRLEPGAYRLVTTNRSVDESNHVRAYYFTIKKDKKWTQQIGLMPASGEKADLPLLTQHEKRAGKASILCWLAPGEEPTEHLLNEIIEHAKVYEKMDATIVLHIPKQQCKQDPTLNKALAAVPSLEIIVDEEYAIEPYYHGLNMMEKRLPLILVTKEQKVNYGFSGYQVGVGQLLIQSV; this is translated from the coding sequence ATGGACTATAGAATTCCTGTACCGGATATAGAATTTAACCCACCGGTATATTATTGTAAACGGCGAACAAAACCTTTTTCCCTTGATGGTAATATTTTTAAAGAGTTTTGGGATGACATCCCTTTTACCAATGCATTTGTGGACATTGAAGGTGATAAAAAAGAGCCACCATTTTATGAAACGCAAGCAAAGATGCAATGGGATGAAGAGAACTTCTATTTTGCAGCTGTGTTGCATGGACAAGAAATATGGGCGAACTTGACGGAAAGAGACAGTGTCATTTTTTATGATAATGATTTTGAGATATTTATTGATCCGGACTCAGATACTCATGGATATTTCGAATTTGAGATGAATGCACTTAATACAGTGTGGGATTTGTTTTTGAATAAGCCATACCGCGATAGAGGTGCAGAACCTTTAAATGGATGGGACATTAAAGGCTTACGTTCGCAAGTGGCAATAAAAGGGCGGCTAAATCAAATTAGTGAAGAAAATGCATATTGGTCCGTTGAAGTCGTCGTCCCTTTTCACGCATTAATAGAACGAAGCCAGTCAAAGAGGCCGCCTGTTTGTGGTGAGTATTACCGTGTGAATTTTTCAAGGGTACAATGGCATGTAGATACTGAAAGTGGAGCTTATGTAAAAAAAGACCATCCAGAAGAAAACTGGGTTTGGGCGCCGACGGGGCTTATAAATATCCATTATCCAGAACTTTGGGGTTTTGTTTTCTTTGTAAATGAAGATGAAAAATATGGCGTTCCTGAAGTGGAGAAAGTTAAATGGAATTTGCGGCGATGCTATTATGCGATGCATAAGTTTTATGATGAGGAAGGTTTTTTTACAGACAGGCTATCCCAATTAGATCAAGGATTACTCGGAGAGGTTATTCCAAAGATTGAAGTAACATCCAATAGCTTTTTGTTGTCACAAATATCCCCATCAAGCAATGAAAAAATACTTTTATATGACGATGGAAAAATTGAGAGTATTGGATTTGACGTCTATGAACAAAAAATGCGAACATTGCCGATGTCATTAATAAAAACAATGTCAAAAAGTGAACGCGAATGTATGGAGTTTTTGTACGCATATATGCCGCTGTCTGATATAGCCGATTATTCGCATACATTCATTTTAAACTTCGTGCGCCATGGATTAAAGGCAAAAAGACAGATGCCTTGGGGCGACACAATCAAAAAAAGCGATTTTTTAAACTATGTATTGCAATACAGAATCAATAATGAACACATTGAGTTTTATAGTGGGATGTTTTTTGAGGAACTTATGCCGATTATTCAAGGACTAAGCATGAAAGAAGCGGCAATTGCAATCAACTATTGGTGCTTTGAAAAGGCGACGTATCAAGCCACAAATCAAAGGACGGGATCACCATTGACAACGATTAAAAATGCTTTTGGGCGGTGTGGAGAAGAATCAACTTTTGTAGTAGCTGCACTTAGAAGTGTTGCAATCCCTGCTAGACAATGTTATGCACCAAGATGGAGCCACTGTGATGACAATCATGCATGGGTGGAGGTGCTGACAGAAGAAGGCTGGAAATACTTAGGCGCTTGTGAACCTGAGATGGAGTTAAATCGAGGGTGGTTTCGCTTACCGGCATCAAAAGCTATGCTTATCCATAACAGAGTGTTATCGGATGTATGCTCAGGAGAGACAATTACGCGACAGACGCCTAGAATGACAGAGATTAATGTGCTTGAGCATTATGCAAAAACCAAAAGTATATCGGTTAAAGTTTTAGATGAAGATAGTTTGCCTGTTGAGGGTGCAAAGGTTAGGTTTGAAGTGGTCAATTACAGTGAGTTTTATCCCATTACCACCTTAGAAACCAATGCAAATGGAGACGTAGAATTTGTTACAGGTTTAGGAGATTTGATGGTATATGCCTATAATGGCGGAGCGGTCGGATATAAAAAAGTTGACATCCGTAAAGAACATACTATAGAGCTGACGTTACATCCGATAAGTCATGATGAATTAAAGGTCAAAGAATGGATTTTTGTACCGCCAAAGGGCGGCGTAAAAACGGAAGAAGCATTGTCTGCGGCGCAGCAAAAAGAGCATGCTCGGCGTGTTGAGATAGCTGTGAAAAAACGTCGTGCATATGAAGCTACTTTTTACAACGAAAAAAACTGGAAAGAGAAACTCAATGGCTTTAACGGCAATGAGGAAGAAGTTGCCCACCTGCTCATGAAAGCAAGGGGGAACTATAAAGAAATTGAATGTTTCCTTCGAGAATTTTACTTTGATGCACCGATTGAACAAGCGCAGGAGCTTCAATGGAAAATAAAAATGCTTCAAGCATTGCCACAAAAGGATTTAAGCGATATAACAACACCAATTCTTCGAGAACATTTTGTTGAAGCGTATGGGTACAAGGAAGCCTTTGATGAATCCATATACACAAGGAATGTCCTTAACCCAAGAATATGGATTGAGATGATCACGCCTTACAGGGTTTTTATTCGTGATTTTTTCCAAGAAGAGCAAAAAAGAAGGTTTAAAGAATGTCCGGCGACGATTAAGCAATGGATTGATAATCACATCCGAAAGTACGATGATGCAGAATACTCTAATTTAAACACATCACCAGTGGGTGTTTTGACATATGGCGGAGGCAATGCAATATCCCATAAGATACTTTTTGTCGCCATAGCACGTACGCTGGGGATTGCGGCGAAAATCAACCAAACCGACGGAAAGCTTTGTTATTATCATGAAAACCAATGGCATCTCTTGGATGAAACCCATGACACAAAGAAAAAAGCAATGGGAACTTTAAGCTTATCAACGGATGATGGACAACCATTAAAATACTACCATCAGTTTACTATAGGAAAGCTTGAGGAAGGATATTATCGGACACTGGACTATGAAGAGGGAATCTGGCCCCAAGAAAACCCGGAATTTGAGCTTCGACTTGAACCAGGTGCATATCGACTCGTTACAACCAATCGAAGTGTAGATGAATCCAACCATGTTCGCGCCTACTACTTTACAATCAAAAAAGACAAAAAGTGGACGCAGCAGATTGGGTTGATGCCTGCCAGTGGCGAAAAAGCAGATTTACCTTTGCTAACCCAACATGAAAAAAGAGCAGGAAAAGCATCCATACTTTGTTGGCTCGCACCAGGTGAAGAACCGACAGAACACTTATTAAATGAAATTATTGAACATGCCAAAGTATATGAAAAAATGGATGCAACCATTGTGCTACATATCCCTAAGCAACAGTGTAAGCAAGACCCAACGCTTAATAAGGCGCTAGCAGCAGTGCCGTCCCTAGAGATCATTGTGGATGAGGAGTATGCGATTGAACCTTATTATCATGGGTTGAACATGATGGAAAAACGGTTGCCGTTGATATTGGTAACGAAAGAGCAAAAAGTTAATTATGGATTTAGTGGGTACCAAGTAGGTGTTGGACAACTATTAATTCAATCAGTGTAG
- a CDS encoding alpha-L-fucosidase — MHKWFEQAKLGIFIHYGIYAVDSVSESWSFYHDRVPYDQYMSQLERFSAKNFDAKKWADLIEKSGAKYAVLTTKHHDGVALFDTKHSDLSVMKKTPAKRDIVKEYAQALREKDIRVGMYYSLIDWSHPDYASVYEGGKVPKDLENANRYSGPTDGKQDTKAWERFMAFNRNQLGEVLGNYGKVDLVWFDGDWERSAEQWGLPEFKAYLKSYNQDLIVNSRLCGYGDYKTPEQGLPITRPDGPWEFCTTVNDSWGYIDRDKHYKSLNQIIHMFCDCISMGGNMLLDIGPMEDGTIVEQEQQLLLGLGEWVKAHEEAIFGTHDGVMTRYYPGGSTLSEDEETLYLFVHDEPKESICLKGLCNKIKKVSVLHSGKELTYDIHGGVPWFNIPGTTWIDLTKEDCHKNTTVVKLELEGKIDMYGGSGAVVTHN; from the coding sequence ATGCATAAATGGTTTGAACAAGCAAAACTTGGGATATTTATTCACTATGGGATTTACGCTGTAGACAGTGTGTCTGAATCGTGGTCGTTTTACCATGACCGAGTGCCTTATGATCAGTATATGTCACAATTAGAACGGTTTAGTGCCAAAAACTTTGATGCAAAAAAATGGGCAGATCTTATTGAAAAATCTGGGGCAAAGTATGCCGTACTTACGACAAAACATCATGATGGGGTAGCTCTTTTTGATACAAAGCATAGTGACTTAAGTGTTATGAAAAAAACGCCTGCAAAACGTGATATCGTTAAAGAGTATGCACAAGCTTTGCGAGAAAAAGATATACGTGTTGGTATGTATTATTCGCTAATAGATTGGTCGCATCCAGATTATGCAAGTGTCTATGAAGGTGGAAAAGTACCTAAGGATTTAGAAAATGCCAATAGATACAGTGGCCCGACAGATGGCAAGCAAGACACGAAGGCATGGGAGCGCTTTATGGCGTTTAATCGCAATCAATTAGGTGAAGTTCTTGGAAACTATGGAAAAGTGGATTTGGTCTGGTTCGATGGTGACTGGGAAAGAAGTGCAGAACAATGGGGACTTCCTGAATTTAAGGCGTATTTAAAATCCTATAACCAAGATCTAATCGTCAACTCAAGATTATGTGGGTATGGAGATTATAAGACGCCGGAACAAGGGCTTCCAATAACAAGACCGGATGGACCATGGGAATTTTGTACGACGGTCAATGATTCCTGGGGATATATTGACAGAGATAAGCATTATAAATCTTTGAATCAAATTATACATATGTTCTGTGATTGTATTAGTATGGGAGGCAATATGCTCTTGGATATTGGACCGATGGAAGATGGAACGATTGTTGAACAGGAGCAACAATTACTTTTGGGACTAGGTGAATGGGTTAAAGCACATGAGGAAGCGATTTTTGGAACGCATGATGGCGTGATGACCCGGTACTATCCTGGAGGCTCAACACTTTCAGAAGATGAGGAGACATTATATCTGTTTGTACATGATGAACCTAAAGAGTCGATCTGTCTAAAAGGGTTATGCAATAAAATCAAAAAAGTCAGTGTGCTCCATTCTGGCAAGGAGCTAACTTATGATATTCATGGAGGTGTACCTTGGTTTAATATTCCAGGGACAACGTGGATTGATTTGACAAAAGAAGACTGTCATAAAAATACAACAGTCGTAAAACTAGAACTTGAAGGCAAGATAGATATGTATGGGGGTTCAGGAGCGGTTGTCACCCATAATTAG
- a CDS encoding leucyl aminopeptidase, producing MLNFNVEAKTDYHFVACTQEEAKQVGKGFEGELDEILFVPSLDETTASRVYIGLGAKANITKRSVRNAYAKAWHGIRKSEKIAITIERHGFHQLGFDYYENAVQGILLASYTFAGYKTEQKPCRVSIHVQSYDEKETLALQQMENLVMGVNQARDLIAQPPNKLFPKELARWVSDYGQAYGYRVKCYGKEELEAMGLHAFLSVAQGSKREPRLVVMEYMPVKNQNPIGLVGKALTCDTGGYCLKSASSMPYIKGDMAGAANVIGLMNAIARNKCQINVVAVIAVCENILDGNSFIPGDVITSLANKTIEVVNTDAEGRLTLADALTYIQGNYTLDAVVDIATLTGATATCFGSLYTPVFGNKQELVQEFIQSGETVGEDFWQLPLDDRYKEQILSPIADLKNGGKPSTIAAAMFLQEFIQQTPWLHIDIAATAIQYPIVDAYSKDVASGIGIFSLYHWLNKRRLYYA from the coding sequence ATGTTAAATTTCAATGTCGAGGCGAAAACGGATTATCATTTTGTGGCCTGTACCCAAGAAGAGGCTAAACAAGTCGGCAAAGGATTTGAAGGGGAATTAGACGAGATTCTCTTTGTTCCATCTCTAGATGAGACGACTGCCTCTAGAGTATATATAGGGCTAGGTGCCAAAGCCAACATAACAAAGCGCAGTGTAAGAAATGCTTATGCTAAAGCATGGCATGGGATTCGAAAAAGTGAAAAAATCGCAATAACGATTGAAAGGCACGGATTTCATCAGTTGGGATTTGACTATTATGAAAATGCTGTTCAAGGAATTTTATTAGCTAGTTATACCTTTGCAGGATATAAAACCGAGCAAAAGCCTTGTAGAGTTTCCATACATGTTCAAAGCTATGACGAGAAGGAAACGTTAGCTTTACAGCAAATGGAAAATCTAGTAATGGGGGTTAATCAAGCAAGAGACTTAATCGCACAACCTCCGAATAAACTTTTTCCAAAAGAACTTGCGCGATGGGTTTCGGATTATGGGCAAGCTTATGGATATAGGGTTAAGTGTTATGGCAAAGAGGAACTTGAGGCCATGGGATTACATGCGTTTTTAAGTGTAGCCCAAGGATCCAAAAGGGAACCGCGTCTAGTGGTAATGGAATATATGCCCGTAAAAAACCAAAACCCTATAGGTTTAGTAGGTAAGGCACTTACATGTGACACAGGAGGATATTGTCTAAAATCCGCTAGTAGCATGCCTTATATTAAGGGAGATATGGCAGGGGCTGCCAATGTAATCGGGTTAATGAATGCAATAGCACGAAACAAATGTCAAATAAATGTGGTTGCCGTTATTGCAGTATGCGAGAATATTCTGGATGGAAACAGTTTTATACCTGGTGATGTTATTACATCTTTGGCAAATAAAACGATTGAAGTTGTCAATACAGATGCAGAAGGGCGATTGACTTTGGCCGATGCACTCACTTATATACAAGGCAACTATACGTTGGATGCAGTTGTAGATATAGCGACATTAACAGGGGCTACAGCTACATGTTTTGGAAGCTTGTATACTCCGGTTTTTGGAAATAAGCAAGAGCTGGTTCAAGAATTTATTCAAAGTGGTGAAACAGTGGGAGAGGACTTTTGGCAGTTGCCTTTAGATGATAGGTATAAAGAACAAATTCTTTCACCGATTGCAGACTTAAAAAATGGAGGAAAACCTTCAACCATAGCGGCTGCTATGTTCTTGCAAGAATTTATACAACAAACACCTTGGCTACATATAGATATTGCTGCAACAGCGATACAATACCCTATAGTGGATGCGTATTCAAAAGATGTGGCATCGGGAATTGGAATTTTTTCGTTATATCACTGGTTAAATAAGAGGAGATTATATTATGCATAA
- a CDS encoding glycoside hydrolase family 18 protein gives MTYPYFVGYVSIKDLPTLKKEDIYKSEVINLAFAHIKEGKVVSKLANYKEYLDWIRKVKPSIRLVLSIGGWSAGGFSEAASSQETRRRFIDSALKQIETYALDGIDLDWEYPCISIAGIKASPKDKTNFTLLLKELREAMDENLFHEKMLTIAVAGDEYYIHCTQMDQVQKYVDYVQLMTYDLRGGFSVQTGHHTNLYSNKNDLSRASAKKAVEDYIQAGVPRKKLVLGVAFYSRMWQKVPDVDQGIMQMAGTTGGYGPPYHELVKDYIDKNGYTRYWDDEAKAPYLFNGNTFISYDDQESLSHKIDFVEQERLGGIMYWEYGTDRTGSLLDYIYQCRQKNVCQRRVQC, from the coding sequence ATGACATACCCTTATTTTGTAGGATATGTTTCTATAAAAGATTTACCTACATTAAAAAAAGAAGATATATATAAGTCGGAAGTTATTAATCTAGCTTTTGCCCATATTAAAGAAGGAAAAGTTGTATCTAAACTTGCAAATTACAAAGAGTACCTTGACTGGATAAGGAAAGTGAAGCCGAGTATACGTCTAGTATTATCTATCGGTGGATGGAGCGCTGGAGGCTTTTCGGAAGCGGCCTCGAGTCAAGAGACGCGACGCCGATTTATAGATTCGGCATTAAAGCAGATAGAGACATATGCTTTAGACGGCATTGATTTAGATTGGGAATATCCGTGCATAAGCATCGCAGGTATTAAAGCATCACCAAAGGATAAAACAAACTTCACATTGTTGCTAAAAGAATTGCGTGAAGCGATGGATGAAAATCTCTTTCATGAAAAAATGCTGACAATTGCTGTGGCTGGAGATGAATATTATATTCACTGTACACAAATGGACCAAGTACAAAAATATGTAGATTACGTGCAGCTAATGACCTATGATCTTCGTGGAGGGTTTAGTGTACAAACAGGTCATCATACGAACTTGTATTCAAATAAAAATGATCTTTCAAGGGCGAGTGCTAAAAAAGCTGTAGAGGATTATATTCAAGCAGGCGTTCCTCGCAAAAAACTTGTTCTAGGCGTGGCATTTTACTCTAGGATGTGGCAAAAAGTTCCCGATGTGGATCAAGGTATTATGCAGATGGCAGGAACCACGGGAGGATATGGTCCGCCTTATCATGAGTTGGTCAAAGACTATATTGATAAAAATGGATATACCAGATATTGGGATGATGAGGCGAAAGCACCGTATTTATTCAATGGAAATACATTTATTAGCTATGATGATCAAGAGTCCTTGTCTCATAAGATTGATTTTGTGGAGCAGGAAAGACTAGGTGGAATCATGTATTGGGAGTATGGGACAGACCGCACAGGAAGTTTGTTGGATTATATTTATCAATGCCGCCAAAAAAATGTTTGCCAAAGGAGGGTCCAATGTTAA
- a CDS encoding alpha-L-fucosidase — protein sequence MVDSKITEAEEDVDLINDEMIEQGVHNYSSERDYVVPSDERVRQKLEWFKDQKLALMMHWGINSQLGIVESWALSDADADWSRHQIDWQVTGEEFKQQYFDLNKTFNPIRFQPDAWAKIAKEAGIRYFLFTTKHHDGFCMWDTQYSDYKITGEDCPFHTHRYADICGHLFEAFRRQNIGIAAYFSKADWHIDSYWNTHHEKRNYQNRGPSYNPTEFPEEWERFVQFTHNQIMELGTGYGKIDIMWFDAGWVCKENNQDIRLGEVIDRLRKVQPGMLCADRTVGGAYENYVTPEQCVPDKPLNIPWESCITMGNSFSYEYDDTYKDVRQVLGLLIDIVAKGGNLAINVAPQPDGRLPKPAVKTLKEMGQWLSINGEAIYETRVKSPYKLNNIAFTCNKEKVYAIEYFDADDAEVVTEVLLPITDTFSKITSVATGKELNFTKTDKGYIVQCEEHTKQTAPIARCYCLT from the coding sequence ATGGTTGATTCAAAGATAACAGAAGCTGAAGAGGATGTAGATTTGATTAATGATGAAATGATTGAACAAGGAGTACATAACTATAGTAGTGAGAGAGATTATGTAGTTCCTAGCGATGAGCGTGTTCGCCAAAAACTTGAATGGTTTAAGGATCAAAAGCTAGCACTGATGATGCATTGGGGCATCAATTCCCAGCTGGGAATTGTGGAGTCATGGGCATTAAGTGATGCGGATGCAGATTGGTCACGCCACCAAATTGATTGGCAAGTAACAGGAGAAGAGTTTAAGCAACAGTATTTTGATTTGAACAAGACATTTAACCCTATACGTTTTCAACCGGATGCATGGGCAAAAATAGCCAAAGAAGCCGGGATACGTTACTTTTTATTTACAACCAAGCATCATGATGGATTTTGTATGTGGGATACACAATATTCAGATTATAAAATTACTGGAGAAGATTGTCCGTTTCACACACATCGATATGCAGATATATGTGGGCATTTATTTGAAGCTTTTCGTCGACAGAATATAGGTATTGCCGCATATTTTTCAAAAGCAGACTGGCATATTGACAGCTATTGGAATACACATCATGAAAAACGGAATTATCAAAATCGAGGACCTTCCTATAATCCAACGGAATTTCCAGAGGAGTGGGAGAGATTTGTTCAGTTTACCCACAATCAAATTATGGAATTAGGGACAGGCTATGGCAAGATTGATATTATGTGGTTTGATGCAGGATGGGTATGCAAGGAAAACAATCAAGACATACGTCTGGGTGAGGTTATTGATCGATTAAGAAAAGTTCAACCGGGGATGTTGTGTGCAGATAGAACAGTGGGTGGTGCTTATGAAAACTATGTGACGCCTGAGCAATGTGTTCCGGATAAGCCTTTAAATATTCCGTGGGAAAGCTGCATAACTATGGGGAATTCCTTCAGCTATGAATATGATGATACGTATAAGGATGTGCGTCAAGTGCTAGGCCTATTGATTGATATTGTTGCAAAGGGGGGGAACCTTGCCATTAATGTGGCTCCTCAGCCCGATGGAAGATTGCCAAAACCAGCGGTAAAAACATTAAAAGAGATGGGGCAATGGTTATCTATAAATGGAGAAGCTATCTATGAGACCCGGGTCAAGTCCCCTTATAAACTTAACAATATTGCCTTTACATGTAACAAAGAAAAAGTATATGCCATTGAATACTTTGACGCCGATGACGCTGAGGTAGTGACAGAAGTCTTACTACCCATTACAGACACATTTTCAAAAATAACAAGTGTTGCAACAGGAAAAGAATTGAATTTTACAAAAACAGACAAAGGATATATTGTTCAGTGTGAAGAGCATACAAAACAGACAGCGCCGATTGCACGTTGTTATTGCTTAACATAG